Sequence from the Mycosarcoma maydis chromosome 4, whole genome shotgun sequence genome:
CTGCTGGTGGTTTGGTTGCAGGTCGAGTGGATGCTGCAGAAGATTGCCGATCCAGGAGGGTGGGCACCTCTCGAGCGTGAtcggcatcatcgtcaATGCCATGCTTGGCAGGAGGGCTACGTGATCTGTTGTGGCGAGGCCTATCTGCTGGCTCTTGGGAGTGGTCGCGTGATGGAGAACGTGCACCGCCACCTCGTACAAGACGACGCTTCTTGGGTTTGCGTTGCTCTTGGTCAGAAGACTCGGGCTCGCTCAGATCGGAGCTCTTGTCGGACTCGGCTACGTGGCGCTTGGCGTTGTTGGCGCCATACCTGAATTGCTCGAGGCTGGAGCGAAATGTGTTAGAGCTTTTGGAAGCATTGGtactgttgctgttgctgttgctgttgctcgagcttgcatgGTGGTGGCCATTTGCACTTTGCTTGGAAGGCGAGGTGAAAGTGGTGCGGCTCATGGAAGAGCCATTGCCGGAGCTCATGGCCGAGCGGAAGCTCTGGTCGGGCCTTGTCGAGGCTGGAATTGGACGAGTTGGTGCGCCTGAAACTGGACTGGAGTCAACGCAGAGTATGCGTGGTGCTTGCGCCGAGATTGAAGGTGACACGTCCGCAAGACGGTGGCTGGAGGGGGTAGTAGACTCGATCGAATCGTCAGTGTGATAACCATTCGGCATATGTGGTTTTGCAGTTCGGGATGGCGGACGATGCGAGATCACATATGTTGCGCTAGAGCGCTTCTGCAGTTGAAAGTCAGGAATGCTAATTTGGTCGTGGCTGAACAGTGCACAAAGATGTGAATGGACCAAACAAGGATCGAGTAGACTGACGACTTCTTCTAGGGAAGGTTTGCAGTAATGAAGTAGTCGACTCGGTGCATCGGTGCATCGGTTGTCGGTTGTCGGTTGTCTGAACACAAGCAAtgtggatcacgaatcacgaatcaccaatcactcacgactaatacgaatcgtgaatctctcTCGTCTATCCAACGTCACCTAagttaatcacgaatctcaccaatttgtgatttgtgattctgtgattgaTTAACCTAAAAAAGAGGGTTGGCCGCTTGATCTTCACGACGCGAAGGTGCACACACAGCAGGGCATTCGCGcttcacgatccacgaaccacattcacgattcacgatattcgGTGAATTCGTGATAACTTAGTTACTCGCCTTCGGTCAGATACAGtcacaactcacactcgtgactgtaacTCTCAGTGACTCTCACGTCTTGGCaaattcatgattcgtgattctgtttcgtgtttgctgtcggagaaaaaaaaaacaaatcgtgaatcgtgattccaTCTTGGACAAGTCCTTTTTACCGCTTTCGTATTTCACATATTTCACAGCTGCCCAAAAATTCATCACAGCTCAACGTGCAActctcacgactcgtgacaCTCATGTCGATGAGTGCTTCCGCAGGCACGCGACTTGACTGTCCCTCAACCGCGTTAACCATCCACGATCCGACccaaccgtgaaccgtgaaccgtCGGAGAACCGTCGTCCGTGAACCGCAAACTCTGCCTTCACAAAATCCAACATGACAGTCTAACATCCGCATGGATTTTCAGTGTTCGCGTGATCAcgcaagtcgtgagttacCCTCACCTCTGCCAggcaatcacaatcgtgaatcgtgaatctgagAACCACCTCGTGCCTTTTCTTTTGTCACAGTTTCCAAGCTATAGAGACCATCCGGTGAAagggattcgtgatttgcatGCGAGCTCAACGCTCTTCTCGGGGTATATTGGAGCAAGCAGTCTGGCACGTCCTTCGAGTAGAGCACATTGGCTGTGTCTGCACCTACAGCTCTGTATGCTTCTCGACGCCAGCCACAGGTGGACGTGTGGGCGTCCTCGTCGGTTCAACAGAGGGCTCCGCGTCTTTCAGCCCACTCCCTAGGTCGATCCAGACACCGATGCCTTGATGCTTGCCAACTCCAACGAAGAACCGCTTTGGGATCTGCAATTGTGATTCGCACCATGGTATCGAGAGACGGTAAAAGTTTTTGTTTACCTgtgaagcagcagccgtGTCAACTGCATCCTGAGCAGAATCCGTGCCATCACAAGGTCTCGAGAGTGGACTGAAGAAGCCGTTGCCTCCAGAAAAGCCAAAATCGAGCCAACCGTAGCTTGGACGCGGCACCGAAGTATTGAacagcgatggcgatgctgatgaATTCGTCTGTGTCAAAGCAACAATGGTAGAGTTGGGACCGTACCAGTTAGGTGATGTCGTGACGAGGCCGGTGAGGATCAGCGCGCAATACATGCATGGCTGTGAATGCAGTGCGAACGAAAAGAGAAACAGAACCAGGAACAACGGCGATGCCTTGGGGAACGGCAGCAGGAAGAGAGGGATCCACCACCGTAGGCAGTACATCTTGGCCGAAGTCGTCTAGCCTTGCGAGGCAATGTGATACGAGCAGCGATCGTCTGTGATGTATCGATCGCAATCGAGGAAGATGGAGCACAGCcatgtgaatcacgaaaatgCAGGTCAAGCAGTCAAAGTGCGTGGACCATCGATCTGCACAACGTGAACGGCTCAACATAGCCCGATTCAAAAATTGGAAATCGAACATCGGGCTGCCCCCTTCAACGCGACTCGGCAGCTCCCTTTAGCGGAGATCAACACCTGAACGCGATCTTTCTCGTTCATACCACCACCACATCGCTCGCTCATTCCATCGCCTCTCCACTCACCTTGCACAGGACCTCGTTCTGGATCGAGCCTTATCTCTTCGGCACATGCACTGTAGCGGCGCAAGATCAGGGCTCCCGAGTCGCCACACCCTTGATCCAAGCCGCACACACTGAGCTTCGCCACTCAGGCTATCCGAATGGTAAACTACTTATCCCAGCTTGTCCAACATGACTCTTCTATACCCATCAGGCGCAAGGACACTGCATAAACTCTCTCCATTTCAGCGCCTTATCAAGATCGCACGACACACGCCCTACTCCTCTAGCTCTTCCGACCCTGACACCCCATCCTGTGTTGGTTTCAGACCATCCGAATACGAGGTTGTGGCCGATGACCCTGtctcgagaagctcaaggCACGACCCTCGCCCAGTTGATGATGAAACTCTCAAGAAAGACTGGGACGCAGCCACCTGCAGTACCTGCGGTCACAGCATCGAAGAGCATGCTGCTCTTACTGacgccgatgacgaggaagcgacGCGCCGAGGAAAAGTAGCAGTGCGGCTAGACGAGCTCTTGGAAGACAAGGGAAAGCTTCTTGACTTTACCTACACTGATCCCGACATCGAATCGCTGCGCAAACAAATGAGACCTGTTGGTGCTGACGGCCTTGTCGAAGCATCCAGCCCGGTCTCACAACTCAGCACCGTACCCGACGCGACACCCAGTCCATATCCGTCCACTCAAGCGCTACCCAACGGATCCGGACCACACTCATCAACACCGCTTCTACAAAGCCTCAACCGCAAGCGCAAACTTCGAGacagctcgcgctcgcgaTCAAGGTCACGCGACAGGGAAGCATCAGTAGCCACCTCGAGTCGACTCTCAAGTCCAGAGATGACCGTCGTTCATTCCAACCCGGCATCGCGACAACAATCTACCGAGCCTGGCACGATCAATGGACGATATGACGCCAAGCGAAGGAAGCTTGCATCGTCAGACTTGGCAAAAGAGAGCACGGTCGAAGCCAACATGTCGACAGACCTTAGCGATGAATCGGCTGAGCTTACCGGAGTGGAAGCGGTCGAACCAACAGCGAATGGCGAGGATGCATTGCAAGAAGCCAAAAAAGGAGCAGCAAACGAGTCGAAAAGCGCAGTTTGCGCATCGGCAGACGCTGATACCGCCGAATTCGGCCAGACAAAGGTGAAAGCGGAAGAGGCCGTCGACCTGGAAGAAGCGATGCAACCTGCACCAAAGAGCGCCGCATCTGCGGTCGAAGAAGGCGTCGCGCAAAAAAAGGAGCGACCAGCGGTGATCGAGGAGCGTACAGGTCTCATCCAGTTCAGAGTGGTgaccaacgacgacgatcacgaatccatGATTCTGCTCACGGGACTCAAAAACATCTTTCAACGTCAGCTGCCCAAGATGCCACGCGAGTATATCTCGCGTCTCGTCTTTGATCGCAACCACCAGAGCGTGGCGATTGTCAAGCGTGGATTGCAGGTGGTGGGAGGCATCACATATCGGCCATTCAAGCAGCGTAAATTTGCCGAGATTGTGTTCTGCGCTATCACGAGCACCGAGCAGGTCAAAGGATACGGCTCGCACCTCATGAATCACGTCAAAGACCACGTCAAGGCTTCTTCGCCCGTCATGCATTTCCTCACGTATGCCGACAACTATGCTATCGGCTATTTCAAAAAGCAGGGCTTCACCAAGGAGATCAGTTTGGATCGTTCAATCTGGGTGGGCTATATCAAAGACTACGAGGGCGGTACGCTGATGCAGTGCAGCATGGTGCCACGAGTTAAATACCTGGAAGTGTCGGACATGCTTGCGGCGCAAAAGGAAGCAATACTGGCCAAGATCCGGAGCATCAGTCGTTCGCATGTGGTCCATAAAGGTCTGCAAGCCATGCACGACCGCGACCGGTTGATCAAACTCAAGGGGTTGATCGAGAATCCGGATGGCACAGTGGCAAAGCCGGAACGCGCAGCCAAGCGTGATCAAAACCACGGTGAAGAGGATCCGACAGCAACGTTCCTTGTGAATCCGTCCGAAGTGCCAGGCTTGAAGGAAAGCGGTTGGACGcccgagatggacgagctgagTCGACGGCCCAAACGAGGGCCACACTTTGCCGTCATGCGCCACATTCTGGTGGAGCTCAACGGACACGGAAGTGCGTGGCCGTTTGTGAATCCAGTCAACGGAGACGAGGTGACTGACTACTACGACGTGATCAAGAATCCCATGGATCTGTCCACGAtggaagccaagctggagAACAACCAATatgccaacgtcgatgaACTTGTCGCCGATGCCCAGCTCATCTTTGACAACTGTCGCTCGTACAATCCGGCTTCATCGCCTTATGCAAAGAGCGCCACCAAGCTGGAAAAGTTTCTCAAAGAGACTTTGTTGCCCAAGGTGCAGAGCTCCTTGTGAAGCGCCCATCTCACCATGTAGGTGCCATCGCAACCCATCCGATCAAACCCATGCTCATCCCATTTTGTATTTGTACTCGATCGTCGATCGTCGGgcactcatgactgtgtGTGCCGCAACTCACAGCAACTCtagcgacttgtgtgatATCGGTTGTCCAGGCAAACCCCGAGTGAAGCAATCGCCAACCATGCACGAAAATCCTTGAAGCGGGGCTAGCTTACAGCCAGGCAAGAGCCGTAGCTGTCCgacaggcacgagggtTGTATCACCGAGCTTTGTCGGCTTGACAACTGCCGCGCTGCtccactcacaactcgtgactcacgactctccACGCTCTgtgctccacgctccaGGCTGCGTGCTGTTAGGCTATGACGAAATCGCTCgataattcgtgattcgtatTTAGTTAGGACTTCGTGCTTGAGTCTATCAGAAAGCCCAGATTTCTCACCCATCAACCTTGCGCCAGACAGCCTCTTATGTTGCTGCACGATGATGTTCGGATAGCCTTCTGTCTATTCCTTCGATATGGACCGTGGCCTGCTTCAGTTGCTGCTTACGCTTTGGACGCAGCAGAGAGGATGGACATGCAGCCAGCAAGAGCGTGGAGTGCACGGTTCATATTCAACAGCATTCAAGACGCGAGCGAGCACAGAACTCTTGAATTTCCAGCCAAATTCGCAATTCACAgttcacaattcacgattcacgattcacgattcacgattcactcacgactctatgctcggcttctcggctcgtctcgtctcaGAGCATCGGGGCTCgtagattcacgattcgtgattgctgtgCCTGATCAATTTAGAAGGTGCTCCTGATTCCCGCGGTCAGAGTCACAAAGTGCGAGACAGTCACAGAGGTGAGAGACTTGGTATGTGGGCCTTGTAACATACCCTCCACAGCCACCAACCCCATCTCTCGTGTCGGACTGGTGACTCTGTTCCACCTGACACGACCTTGGTCTTTTGCATTGCACCAGGTCACACCTCACGCCGTCCAAGTTCTCTATCAGCATCAGTCTGTTCGACGCCTCGTTTCATCTCGACACGCTCAGTCGGTCGGAAGGAAGAATCGCCTCGACACGTTGCTCTATGCAACGCATGCCAACGCACGATCAGTCCTAGATCCTTGTGAGATACCCAGCAACCTAGCAACCTTCAACGCTTCTTGCAGTAGACAATCGCCGTCTGCGACATCCCCCCATCCACCATGTCCAGGTGAGTCTCTCAGCAAATTGTCGGCCGTACGTCGGTCACGACTGGTAATAGCACAGCATTCTGACGGTCCATTCCTCTTCTCCTCGAAAACTCTGTCATGTACCTCTCGATTGCGCCTTGCAGCTATGACAAGGTGGTGAAAGGTGCcaccaagccaaagtcCGGTGGCATCAAGCCAAAGTACATTGATCCCATCATTGCCACCACCTTCGCGACTGATGGCTCCCTCCAAGATGTGTGCCGAGCTCTTGGCAATCGTCTCCGAGAGCCAAATGCCACCGTTgtgctcaagtcgctcgTCATTCTCCATACCATGATTAGGAATGGTGAAGTCGATAACGTCCTCAGCCATCTCTCGT
This genomic interval carries:
- a CDS encoding putative histone acetylase, yielding MTLLYPSGARTLHKLSPFQRLIKIARHTPYSSSSSDPDTPSCVGFRPSEYEVVADDPVSRSSRHDPRPVDDETLKKDWDAATCSTCGHSIEEHAALTDADDEEATRRGKVAVRLDELLEDKGKLLDFTYTDPDIESLRKQMRPVGADGLVEASSPVSQLSTVPDATPSPYPSTQALPNGSGPHSSTPLLQSLNRKRKLRDSSRSRSRSRDREASVATSSRLSSPEMTVVHSNPASRQQSTEPGTINGRYDAKRRKLASSDLAKESTVEANMSTDLSDESAELTGVEAVEPTANGEDALQEAKKGAANESKSAVCASADADTAEFGQTKVKAEEAVDLEEAMQPAPKSAASAVEEGVAQKKERPAVIEERTGLIQFRVVTNDDDHESMILLTGLKNIFQRQLPKMPREYISRLVFDRNHQSVAIVKRGLQVVGGITYRPFKQRKFAEIVFCAITSTEQVKGYGSHLMNHVKDHVKASSPVMHFLTYADNYAIGYFKKQGFTKEISLDRSIWVGYIKDYEGGTLMQCSMVPRVKYLEVSDMLAAQKEAILAKIRSISRSHVVHKGLQAMHDRDRLIKLKGLIENPDGTVAKPERAAKRDQNHGEEDPTATFLVNPSEVPGLKESGWTPEMDELSRRPKRGPHFAVMRHILVELNGHGSAWPFVNPVNGDEVTDYYDVIKNPMDLSTMEAKLENNQYANVDELVADAQLIFDNCRSYNPASSPYAKSATKLEKFLKETLLPKVQSSL